In Drosophila subpulchrella strain 33 F10 #4 breed RU33 chromosome 3R, RU_Dsub_v1.1 Primary Assembly, whole genome shotgun sequence, the following are encoded in one genomic region:
- the LOC119557328 gene encoding elongation of very long chain fatty acids protein F: MRHNMVAYLYCLVRDLYAEHGDPRVAHLPLLGNLWIVLAIVAAYVAFVLHYGPRWMEHRDPFELKGVMQVYNVVQVLTNATIFYIGLTNTYLQPGYSWTCQPVDHKDTSPAMMNTLYASYAYYMLKYLDLLDTVFIVLRKKNSQVSFLHVYHHGGMVFGVSIFMTFLGGSHCTMLGIINLLVHTVMYAYYYAASLGAVKNLLWWKQRITQLQLMQFGYLTCHFLLVIVRNPCQFPVFIAFIGFIQNIFMFSMFFDFYYKTYIRKQRKSAETKLKTS; encoded by the exons ATGAGGCACAACATGGTGGCTTACCTGTACTGCCTGGTCAGGGATCTGTACGCCGAGCACGGGGATCCCCGTGTGGCCCATTTGCCCTTGCTGGGCAACTTGTGGATCGTGCTGGCCATTGTGGCGGCATATGTGGCATTTGTGCTTCACTACGGACCACGCTGGATGGAGCACCGCGATCCCTTCGAGCTGAAGGGGGTGATGCAGGTGTACAATGTGGTGCAGGTGCTGACCAATGCCACCATATTCTACATAGGGCTGACCAACACCTATCTGCAGCCGGGATACAGTTGGACCTGTCAGCCGGTGGATCACAAGGACACCTCGCCGGCCATGATGAATACCCTGTACGCCTCGTATGCGTACTATATGCTAAAGTATTTGGATCTCCTAGACACG GTTTTCATAGTACTAAGAAAGAAGAACTCGCAGGTGAGCTTCCTGCATGTCTATCACCACGGCGGCATGGTCTTCGGGGTTTCCATCTTTATGACCTTTTTGGGCGGCTCGCACTGCACCATGCTGGGGATCATCAATCTCCTGGTGCACACGGTGATGTATGCCTACTACTATGCCGCCTCCTTGGGCGCCGTGAAGAACCTTCTGTGGTGGAAACAGAGGATCACGCAGCTCCAGCTGATGCAGTTCGGCTACCTCACTTGCCATTTCCTGCTCGTGATTGTACGGAACCCCTGCCAGTTCCCCGTCTTCATCGCCTTCATCGGATTCATCCAGAACATCTTCATGTTCTCCATGTTCTTCGACTTCTATTACAAAACCTACATACGCAAGCAGCGGAAATCGGCGGAGACCAAGCTGAAAACCAGCTGA